The following are encoded in a window of Kitasatospora fiedleri genomic DNA:
- a CDS encoding class II glutamine amidotransferase domain-containing protein codes for MSARTGCSSAASSRSATALRYPDTHELYVLERRPGGHHGDRHLDHAGTAGRMHVHSGDLARTRATVIASERMDDDPHWRLMESGELLHVGADHTVTRRTVLAGEPVHRLSLADLEPEAAASQKGS; via the coding sequence ATGTCGGCGAGGACGGGCTGCTCCTCGGCGGCCAGCAGCAGGTCCGCCACCGCGCTGCGCTACCCGGACACCCACGAGCTGTACGTCCTCGAGCGCCGGCCCGGCGGCCACCACGGCGACCGGCACCTGGACCACGCGGGCACCGCCGGACGCATGCACGTCCACTCCGGCGACCTCGCCCGCACCCGGGCGACGGTGATCGCCAGCGAGCGGATGGACGACGATCCGCACTGGAGGCTGATGGAGTCGGGGGAACTGCTGCACGTCGGCGCCGACCACACCGTCACCCGGCGGACCGTCCTGGCGGGCGAGCCGGTTCACCGCCTGTCCCTGGCCGACCTGGAGCCCGAGGCCGCTGCTTCCCAGAAGGGGAGCTGA
- a CDS encoding RNA polymerase sigma factor, producing the protein MTWLPRIFASGDAGKKAFMRQVREHLMVFCVQEAFPHYGDPVLDLFKVAEEAIAEAMLAWPNLGPRPEAVLENAVMDHAARRVVRARSLEDWRKLSLHQHDLLQVLGRHMPHERPQLHFVNTQLTVRQRQCFHCRVVFGLTQEETSALLTTEGDELAASTVGVHIRNTRARLDSAGFEPLLFEKSLATVMNHDANI; encoded by the coding sequence ATGACGTGGCTGCCCAGGATCTTCGCCAGCGGTGACGCGGGCAAGAAGGCGTTCATGCGCCAGGTCCGCGAGCATCTGATGGTCTTCTGCGTCCAGGAAGCGTTCCCCCACTACGGTGACCCGGTCCTGGACCTGTTCAAGGTCGCCGAGGAGGCCATCGCCGAGGCCATGCTCGCCTGGCCCAACCTGGGTCCCCGGCCGGAAGCCGTGCTGGAGAACGCGGTCATGGACCATGCTGCCCGGCGCGTTGTACGGGCTCGCAGCCTGGAGGACTGGCGGAAGCTCAGCCTGCACCAGCACGACCTCTTGCAGGTCCTCGGCCGTCACATGCCCCACGAGCGCCCGCAGCTGCACTTCGTCAACACGCAACTGACCGTTCGCCAGCGTCAGTGCTTCCACTGCCGGGTGGTGTTCGGCCTGACCCAGGAGGAGACGTCCGCCCTGCTGACCACCGAAGGAGACGAACTGGCCGCCAGCACGGTGGGGGTCCACATCCGCAACACCCGAGCCCGCCTCGACAGCGCTGGCTTCGAGCCCCTGCTCTTCGAGAAGTCCCTCGCCACTGTCATGAACCACGACGCGAACATTTAG